The Collimonas fungivorans Ter331 genome has a segment encoding these proteins:
- a CDS encoding DUF3455 domain-containing protein has protein sequence MTRKMLGTAAAAWAALLLAGCASSPVTTTIVVPDSLKVADTQTLSLEVKATGVQIYQCAVAKADATQFEWRFVAPEADLFDNAGEKIGKHYAGPTWESTDGSKVVGALQAHSDAPEAGAIPWLLLNAKSTDGIGVFGLTKSIQRLQTSGGNAPADGCDQAQLGKEVRVPYKAIYRFYSAKP, from the coding sequence ATGACAAGAAAGATGCTAGGCACGGCAGCAGCGGCCTGGGCCGCACTGCTGCTCGCAGGCTGCGCCAGTTCACCGGTCACGACGACGATCGTGGTGCCCGACAGCCTGAAGGTGGCAGACACGCAGACCTTGTCGCTTGAGGTAAAGGCGACAGGCGTACAAATTTACCAATGCGCCGTTGCCAAAGCGGACGCAACGCAGTTCGAGTGGCGCTTCGTGGCACCGGAAGCTGATCTGTTCGATAACGCCGGCGAGAAGATAGGCAAGCACTACGCCGGTCCGACCTGGGAGTCGACCGACGGCAGCAAGGTAGTCGGCGCACTGCAGGCGCACAGCGATGCGCCCGAGGCGGGCGCCATCCCGTGGCTGCTGCTCAATGCAAAATCGACTGACGGTATCGGCGTGTTCGGCCTGACAAAAAGCATCCAGCGCCTGCAGACATCCGGCGGCAATGCGCCTGCCGATGGCTGCGACCAGGCTCAGCTGGGGAAAGAAGTTCGCGTGCCTTACAAGGCGATATACCGCTTTTATTCCGCTAAACCGTAA
- a CDS encoding amino acid ABC transporter substrate-binding protein, whose amino-acid sequence MHGAIKHGLTLFFILAPLAATAGDTLGKIRDSQTITFAYRQTAPFSYTNDNKQIVGYSIDLCQKIADAVKRELKLPNLKVQYLPVDSSTRFSSIIDGKADLECGSTTNNAERRTRVGFTVPHFFSSVRMVVKNGSGIKNWSDLRNKTMVITKSTTTIDLVNDRSNVRSLNIKVLEAQDDAESFAFVEQGKADAYAMDDVLLYSLRSTAKNPADYTILGDPLSIEPYSLMLRKDDPAFKKVVDQEMVRLINEGELKKIYSYWFTQPNGPKGSNLNMPMGYLLRDSLQYPSDKTAQ is encoded by the coding sequence ATGCATGGTGCCATCAAGCACGGCCTTACCCTGTTTTTTATCCTGGCGCCGCTCGCTGCAACCGCAGGCGATACCCTCGGCAAGATCCGCGACAGCCAGACCATCACCTTCGCCTACCGCCAGACCGCACCTTTCTCCTACACCAATGACAACAAGCAGATCGTCGGTTATTCGATCGACCTCTGCCAGAAAATCGCCGACGCCGTCAAGCGCGAGCTGAAGCTGCCGAACCTGAAAGTGCAGTACCTGCCGGTCGATTCCAGCACCCGTTTCTCCAGCATCATCGACGGCAAGGCCGACCTCGAATGCGGTTCGACCACCAATAACGCCGAGCGCCGCACCCGCGTCGGCTTCACCGTGCCGCATTTCTTTTCCAGCGTGCGGATGGTGGTGAAGAACGGCAGCGGCATAAAAAACTGGTCGGACCTGCGCAACAAGACCATGGTGATCACCAAGAGCACCACCACCATCGACCTGGTCAACGACCGCAGCAATGTGCGCTCGCTGAACATCAAGGTGCTGGAAGCGCAGGACGATGCCGAATCGTTCGCCTTCGTCGAACAAGGCAAGGCCGATGCCTACGCGATGGACGACGTGCTGCTGTACAGCTTGCGCTCGACCGCAAAGAATCCTGCCGACTACACGATCCTCGGCGATCCGCTCTCGATCGAACCGTATTCGCTGATGCTCCGCAAGGACGATCCGGCCTTCAAGAAAGTGGTGGACCAGGAGATGGTGCGGCTGATCAATGAAGGCGAACTGAAAAAAATCTACAGCTATTGGTTCACCCAGCCGAATGGCCCGAAAGGCAGCAACCTGAACATGCCGATGGGTTACCTGCTGCGCGATTCCCTGCAATATCCGTCGGACAAGACGGCGCAGTGA
- a CDS encoding nucleoside hydrolase gives MLARARRELKNALRSARSALLPALLLAPSLCLMCAPQPAYAAQAGQVIVDTDIGDDIDDAFALGLLLNSPGFEILGFTSAWGDTGLRMQLLQRLLRETGHDGIPIARGIATTSMTPFTQARWAQRGSLPEPAPPAVDFLLRQIRQHPGQITLIALGPLTNIGAAITRDPATFGKLKRVVMMGGSVRAGYRKSEYAAPRPADKEYNIAADIPAAQKLFASGVPIVMMPLDSTQVRLDEVERGALFGHGSPLTDALTLLYHQWTDSYQPWSSTTPTLFDAVPVAYLADRGICPTTPLRIVVDQDGYTREQPGAPNAEVCLALDKRLFMELFMQRLLQ, from the coding sequence ATGCTTGCCCGGGCCAGGAGAGAACTGAAAAACGCACTGAGAAGCGCGCGCTCGGCTCTGTTGCCGGCGCTATTGCTGGCGCCGTCGCTGTGCCTGATGTGCGCACCGCAGCCGGCGTATGCGGCGCAAGCCGGGCAGGTGATCGTCGACACCGACATCGGCGACGATATCGACGACGCGTTTGCATTAGGGCTGCTGTTGAACAGCCCCGGTTTCGAAATCCTGGGGTTTACCTCGGCCTGGGGCGACACCGGATTGCGCATGCAGCTGCTGCAACGCCTGCTGCGCGAAACCGGACATGACGGCATCCCGATTGCGCGCGGCATCGCCACCACCAGCATGACGCCGTTCACCCAGGCACGCTGGGCCCAGCGCGGCAGCCTGCCGGAACCGGCGCCGCCGGCGGTCGATTTCCTGTTGCGGCAGATACGTCAGCATCCGGGCCAGATCACCTTGATCGCCCTCGGTCCCTTGACCAACATCGGCGCGGCGATAACGCGCGACCCGGCCACTTTCGGCAAGCTCAAGCGAGTGGTAATGATGGGTGGGTCGGTGCGGGCCGGCTACAGGAAATCGGAATATGCGGCGCCGCGTCCGGCGGACAAGGAATACAACATTGCGGCCGATATCCCGGCTGCGCAAAAGCTGTTTGCGTCGGGTGTGCCTATCGTGATGATGCCGCTCGATTCGACCCAGGTCCGGCTGGACGAAGTCGAGCGCGGCGCCCTGTTTGGCCATGGTTCGCCGCTGACCGATGCGCTGACGCTGCTGTACCACCAGTGGACCGACAGCTACCAGCCCTGGTCCAGCACTACGCCGACGCTGTTCGACGCGGTGCCGGTGGCCTACCTGGCCGACCGCGGCATTTGTCCGACCACGCCGCTGCGCATCGTGGTCGACCAGGACGGCTACACCAGGGAGCAGCCCGGCGCGCCAAACGCCGAAGTCTGCCTGGCGCTCGACAAGCGACTGTTCATGGAGCTCTTCATGCAGCGCCTGCTGCAATAA
- a CDS encoding nucleoside hydrolase — translation MKPNSMRRRLLSTVFMLGLAVAATLPAQAQAAGKRKVIIDDDVGGPRAAQLMAIQSPDVEVLGITIVSGSTWRDENIAHALRTLEVIGRSDIPVVPGSAFPLLNTQEATRRWEALYGKLVYKGAWMDEKWPDGTIQSQPNYHAHDVVPQLAEGMPHTKAANEIAANFMIRKVHEFPGQVTILATGPMTNVALAISLDPSFAETAKEIVYMGGSLNPHQVLPSKSAEQFAREYINTPRLEFNFRWDPEAAKIVLRAPWKRIVMVPADPSTATELSAKLLNDMTKSSTPLAQMVKKVTETGFPLWDELATAVWLDPALISKSDQLFVSIDTDFGAGYGNTLSWPAAYAPQGLIASPTTVVREVNVPAFEKLMIRLMNLPTPAAAK, via the coding sequence ATGAAACCGAATTCAATGCGTCGCCGGCTGTTATCGACGGTATTCATGCTGGGGCTGGCGGTCGCCGCCACCTTGCCGGCGCAGGCGCAGGCCGCCGGCAAGCGCAAAGTGATCATCGACGACGATGTCGGCGGTCCGCGTGCGGCGCAGCTGATGGCGATCCAGTCGCCCGATGTGGAGGTGCTGGGCATCACGATTGTCAGCGGCTCGACCTGGCGCGACGAAAATATCGCACACGCACTGCGCACGCTGGAAGTGATCGGACGCAGCGACATACCGGTGGTGCCCGGTTCGGCCTTTCCCTTGCTGAATACGCAGGAAGCAACGCGGCGCTGGGAAGCGCTGTACGGCAAGCTGGTCTACAAAGGTGCGTGGATGGATGAGAAATGGCCGGACGGCACCATCCAGAGCCAGCCCAACTACCACGCCCACGACGTGGTGCCGCAGCTGGCGGAAGGCATGCCGCATACCAAGGCCGCGAATGAAATCGCCGCCAACTTCATGATCCGCAAAGTGCATGAGTTCCCGGGCCAGGTCACCATCCTGGCCACCGGCCCGATGACGAACGTGGCGCTGGCGATCAGCCTGGATCCGAGTTTTGCCGAGACCGCCAAGGAAATCGTCTACATGGGCGGCAGCCTGAATCCGCACCAGGTGCTGCCGTCCAAGTCGGCGGAGCAGTTTGCGCGCGAATACATCAATACGCCGCGCCTGGAATTCAATTTCCGCTGGGACCCTGAAGCGGCCAAGATCGTCTTGCGCGCACCGTGGAAACGGATCGTCATGGTGCCGGCCGATCCGTCGACCGCCACCGAACTCAGCGCCAAGCTGCTGAACGACATGACCAAGTCCAGCACGCCGCTGGCGCAGATGGTGAAGAAAGTCACCGAAACCGGTTTTCCCCTGTGGGATGAACTGGCCACGGCGGTCTGGCTCGATCCGGCGCTGATCAGCAAGTCCGACCAGCTGTTCGTCAGCATCGACACCGATTTCGGCGCCGGTTATGGCAACACCCTGTCCTGGCCGGCCGCTTACGCGCCTCAGGGCCTGATCGCCAGCCCGACCACGGTGGTGCGCGAAGTCAACGTGCCGGCTTTCGAAAAGTTGATGATCAGGCTGATGAACCTGCCGACGCCGGCGGCAGCCAAGTAA
- a CDS encoding alpha/beta fold hydrolase, with amino-acid sequence MHNAHGSGQPWRRLAAAACSALAIGTALLAPAAASAAPPAALPEQKTALLFGAAIRYYDIGSGPVLVLVHGLGSSAKGDWGQVMLPLAQNHRVLALDQLGFGNSDKPQIDYGIQTWVDFLGEFLRQNQVSDFTLVGESLGGWISAQYTIQALRGIAAGPSLGLPKPARLVLSDSAGLHATMKRLFAPPPPGKPATVGASLAGEKQLLASVFHSPSYQTDQALRDGLAWSLAKGDAWAIRAVRNPALLDETVDDKLGAIKIPTLVIWGEHDNLLPLQDGRYFASKIGGAELKIIAGSGHAPMIETPDAFLSALQPFLR; translated from the coding sequence ATGCATAACGCTCACGGTTCCGGCCAACCCTGGCGGCGGCTCGCGGCAGCCGCATGTTCGGCGCTGGCGATCGGCACCGCCCTGCTGGCGCCGGCCGCGGCCAGTGCCGCGCCGCCAGCCGCTTTGCCGGAACAGAAAACCGCGCTCCTGTTTGGCGCCGCCATCCGCTATTACGATATCGGCAGCGGTCCGGTGCTGGTGCTGGTGCACGGCCTGGGCAGCAGCGCCAAGGGCGACTGGGGGCAGGTCATGCTGCCGCTGGCGCAAAACCACCGGGTGCTGGCGCTGGACCAGCTGGGTTTCGGCAATTCCGATAAACCGCAGATCGATTACGGCATCCAGACCTGGGTCGATTTCCTCGGCGAATTCCTGCGCCAGAACCAGGTATCCGATTTCACCCTCGTAGGCGAATCGCTGGGCGGCTGGATTTCGGCCCAATATACGATACAAGCTCTGCGCGGCATCGCCGCCGGCCCCAGCCTGGGCCTGCCCAAACCGGCGCGGCTGGTGCTGTCCGATTCGGCCGGCCTGCACGCGACCATGAAACGCCTGTTCGCGCCGCCCCCGCCCGGCAAACCGGCCACCGTCGGCGCTTCGCTGGCCGGCGAAAAGCAGCTGCTGGCCAGCGTGTTTCATTCGCCCTCCTATCAGACCGACCAGGCGCTGCGCGACGGCCTGGCCTGGAGCCTGGCCAAGGGCGACGCCTGGGCCATACGTGCGGTGCGCAATCCGGCCCTGCTGGACGAAACCGTGGACGACAAGCTGGGCGCGATCAAGATCCCGACCCTGGTGATCTGGGGCGAACACGACAACTTGCTGCCGTTGCAAGACGGCCGCTATTTCGCCTCCAAGATCGGCGGCGCCGAACTGAAGATCATCGCGGGCAGCGGCCATGCGCCGATGATTGAAACGCCGGATGCCTTCCTGTCGGCGCTGCAGCCATTTTTGCGATAA
- a CDS encoding TonB-dependent receptor — protein MGKRARAHARMYCAQKMVLTLGVALPFGAALAQTTGSTAPAATAEAPQSGSSLQLETMTVTAQRRVEKIKDVPISVTLLKGETLDVLNSGGQDIRVLAGKVPSLNIESSNGRTFPRFYIRGYGNTDFSTFASQPVSLIFDDVVQENAALKGFPMFDLAGVEVLRGPQGTLFGRNTPAGVVKFDSAKPNLDKVSGYYSVSDGTHNTANVEAAVNVPLSDQWAMRFSTLLQHRDNWVTNNGGGTPFLEGYDEQAGRLQFLYKPDGTFNALFNIHARATTGSARLFRANILEKGSDGFVAGFDPSQITTNAINTQSLHTAGGSARLSWNLDQVKLYSITGYETISSYFSRGDIDGGTPTGPGFIPFQVQTGGGVADHKQFSQEFRVESKNEGPLNWQTGLYYFYEDVAGNSSNFNSTTQLQTSYLQNRQKNTAYAVFGSLTYDVNDRLKLRGGLRYTEDKKDFSNEVANNVTFTGPGAISENKSNVSWDLSANYALTKDISTYARVATGFRAPSIAAPSSSVPITVANAETITSYEAGIKADLFNRRARANFSVYSFDVKNQQLTAVGGNSNSIMLINAAKTVGRGAELDLEANLSERLRVTVGGSYNYTQIRDPNLLVAGCASCTMLNTQVRPGLYSIDGNPLPQAPKWIANVTARYGIPMGNNDELFFYTDWAYRSKINFFLYNSTEFTGKPLLEGGLRIGYKWDGDKYEVAAFARNITNKIVAVGGIDFDNRTAFINDPRMFGVQFRSNF, from the coding sequence ATGGGAAAAAGAGCGAGGGCACACGCCCGCATGTATTGCGCGCAGAAGATGGTGCTGACGTTGGGAGTCGCCTTGCCGTTCGGCGCCGCGCTGGCGCAGACCACGGGCAGCACGGCGCCGGCGGCGACGGCGGAAGCGCCGCAGAGCGGCTCTTCGCTGCAGCTGGAAACCATGACGGTGACCGCCCAGCGGCGCGTGGAAAAGATCAAGGACGTGCCGATTTCGGTGACCTTGCTCAAGGGCGAAACCCTGGATGTCCTCAACTCCGGCGGCCAGGATATCCGCGTGCTGGCAGGCAAGGTGCCGAGCCTGAACATCGAATCGTCGAACGGCCGCACCTTCCCGCGCTTCTACATCCGCGGCTACGGCAATACCGACTTTTCCACCTTCGCCTCGCAGCCGGTATCCCTGATATTCGATGACGTGGTGCAGGAAAACGCTGCCCTCAAAGGTTTCCCGATGTTCGACCTGGCCGGGGTCGAAGTACTGCGCGGTCCGCAAGGTACGCTGTTCGGCCGCAATACGCCGGCCGGCGTGGTCAAGTTCGATTCGGCCAAACCGAATCTGGACAAGGTCTCCGGCTATTACAGCGTATCCGACGGCACCCACAACACCGCCAATGTCGAAGCGGCGGTCAACGTGCCCCTGAGCGACCAGTGGGCGATGCGTTTCTCGACCCTGCTGCAGCACCGCGACAACTGGGTCACCAACAACGGCGGCGGCACGCCTTTCCTGGAAGGCTACGACGAACAGGCCGGCCGCCTGCAGTTCCTGTACAAGCCCGACGGCACTTTCAACGCCCTGTTCAATATCCACGCGCGCGCCACTACCGGCAGCGCCCGCCTGTTCCGCGCCAATATCCTGGAGAAAGGCAGCGACGGTTTTGTCGCTGGCTTCGATCCGTCCCAGATCACCACCAACGCGATCAACACGCAATCGCTGCACACCGCCGGCGGCAGCGCCCGCCTGTCGTGGAACCTGGACCAGGTCAAGCTGTATTCGATCACCGGTTATGAAACCATCTCCAGCTACTTCAGCCGCGGCGACATCGACGGCGGCACGCCGACCGGCCCCGGCTTCATTCCGTTCCAGGTGCAGACCGGCGGCGGCGTCGCTGACCACAAGCAGTTTTCGCAAGAGTTCCGGGTCGAGTCGAAAAACGAAGGGCCGCTCAACTGGCAGACCGGCTTGTACTACTTCTATGAAGACGTAGCGGGCAACAGCTCCAACTTCAACAGCACCACCCAGCTGCAGACCAGCTACCTGCAGAATCGCCAGAAAAACACGGCGTACGCGGTGTTCGGCTCGCTGACCTATGACGTCAACGACAGGCTGAAACTGCGCGGCGGCTTGCGCTACACAGAGGACAAGAAGGACTTCTCCAACGAGGTCGCCAACAACGTCACCTTTACCGGCCCGGGCGCGATCAGCGAAAACAAGTCGAACGTGAGCTGGGACCTCAGCGCCAACTACGCCTTGACCAAGGACATCAGTACTTATGCGCGAGTAGCCACCGGCTTCCGCGCGCCGAGTATCGCGGCGCCGTCCTCTTCGGTGCCGATCACTGTGGCCAACGCCGAGACCATCACTTCCTATGAAGCCGGGATCAAGGCCGACCTGTTCAACCGCCGCGCCCGCGCCAACTTCAGCGTCTACAGTTTCGACGTCAAGAACCAGCAGCTGACCGCGGTCGGCGGCAACTCCAACTCGATCATGCTGATCAATGCAGCGAAGACCGTGGGCCGCGGCGCCGAGCTCGATCTGGAAGCCAACCTGAGCGAGCGCCTGCGCGTTACCGTAGGCGGCAGCTACAACTACACCCAGATTCGCGATCCGAACCTGCTGGTGGCCGGCTGCGCTTCCTGCACCATGCTCAATACCCAGGTGCGTCCGGGCCTGTACTCGATCGACGGCAATCCTTTGCCGCAAGCGCCGAAGTGGATCGCCAACGTCACGGCGCGCTACGGCATCCCGATGGGCAACAACGACGAACTGTTCTTCTATACCGACTGGGCCTACCGCAGCAAGATCAACTTCTTCCTGTACAACTCGACCGAGTTCACCGGCAAGCCGTTGCTCGAAGGCGGCTTGCGCATAGGTTACAAGTGGGATGGCGACAAGTATGAAGTTGCTGCATTCGCCCGCAACATCACCAACAAGATCGTGGCGGTCGGCGGCATCGACTTCGACAACCGGACCGCGTTCATCAACGATCCGCGCATGTTCGGCGTGCAGTTCCGGTCGAATTTCTAA
- a CDS encoding GntR family transcriptional regulator yields MRKNSGDTAPTPAKPAAKRGSGIVDQKIYDSVLKAVMSQRLPPGTKLTEASLCELFAVSRTIVRKAIQRLAHDHILELRPNRGAIIAQPTPQETREIFAARRAIEAAIVPLAAANATRAQITRLRQIVREEHASFHSGDHATWIRLGGEFHILLSDSAGNPVLTRFLRELVSRCSLIIALYQAPGKTACPNDEHEHLIDAIAAGDAVQAVRMMDQHLLDIERALRLSDDQHEVDLAEILDIA; encoded by the coding sequence ATGAGAAAAAATTCTGGTGACACGGCGCCTACGCCGGCCAAGCCCGCCGCCAAGCGGGGCAGCGGCATCGTCGACCAAAAGATCTACGACTCCGTGCTGAAGGCGGTGATGAGCCAGCGCCTGCCGCCGGGCACCAAGCTGACCGAAGCCAGCCTGTGTGAACTGTTCGCCGTCAGCCGCACCATCGTGCGCAAAGCGATCCAGCGCCTGGCGCACGATCACATCCTCGAACTGCGCCCCAACCGCGGCGCCATCATCGCCCAGCCGACGCCGCAGGAAACCCGCGAAATCTTCGCCGCCCGGCGCGCCATCGAAGCGGCGATCGTGCCGCTGGCGGCAGCCAACGCCACCCGCGCCCAGATTACCCGCCTGCGCCAGATCGTCAGGGAAGAACATGCGTCTTTCCACTCCGGCGACCACGCCACATGGATACGCCTGGGCGGCGAGTTCCATATCCTGCTGTCCGACAGCGCCGGCAACCCGGTGCTGACCCGCTTCCTGCGCGAACTGGTGTCGCGCTGCTCATTGATCATCGCGCTCTACCAGGCGCCCGGCAAGACCGCCTGCCCGAACGACGAACACGAACATCTGATCGACGCCATCGCCGCCGGCGACGCCGTACAGGCAGTCAGGATGATGGACCAGCACCTGCTCGACATCGAGCGCGCCTTGCGCCTGAGCGACGACCAGCACGAAGTCGACCTCGCCGAAATCCTCGATATTGCGTAG
- a CDS encoding ABC transporter ATP-binding protein — MTSTIPRLEIAHIRKAYPGVLANDDINLRVAPGEIHAVLGENGAGKSTLMKIIFGTVKPDAGEIFWNGEQVHIANPHIARKLGIAMVFQHFSLFDTLTVAENIALGLASDISMPQLVTQIRQTGEKYGLELEPHRHVHTLSVGERQRVEIVRALLTNPQLLILDEPTSVLTPQAVDKLFVTLRKLAAEGCSILYISHKLDEIRALCHSATVMRNGRVTGNCDPRNETSAGLSRLMIGDELVRLQRERNPDSQRSERKLHLNRLSLPKAHLFATELHDIECEVRAGEIVGIAGVSGNGQQELLAALSGEDQRAAPNMVMLAGRQAGQLAPNPRRALGLGLVPEERLGRGAVPGMTLAANMLLSHQKSPYVKRGMIDFDYTRKIAAHIIDRFKVKASGPDALAKSLSGGNLQKFIVGRELERKPAVFVVAQPTWGVDVGAAAQIHAEILALKKEGCAVLIISEELDELFALCDRLHVIAKGRLSPSIPIEQATREQVGLWMSGLWQDAPETAHG, encoded by the coding sequence GTGACTTCAACCATACCGCGTCTGGAAATCGCCCATATCCGCAAAGCCTATCCGGGCGTGCTGGCCAATGACGATATCAACCTGCGCGTGGCTCCCGGCGAAATCCACGCGGTGCTCGGCGAGAACGGCGCCGGCAAGTCGACTCTGATGAAGATCATCTTCGGCACCGTGAAACCGGATGCCGGCGAGATTTTCTGGAACGGCGAGCAGGTCCACATCGCCAATCCGCATATTGCGCGCAAGCTCGGCATAGCCATGGTGTTCCAGCATTTTTCCCTGTTCGATACCCTGACCGTGGCGGAAAACATCGCCCTCGGCCTGGCTTCCGACATCAGCATGCCGCAGCTGGTGACGCAGATCCGCCAGACCGGAGAAAAGTACGGACTGGAGCTGGAACCGCATCGCCACGTGCACACGCTGTCGGTCGGCGAACGCCAGCGGGTCGAGATCGTGCGCGCCTTGCTGACCAATCCGCAGCTGCTGATCCTGGACGAACCGACCTCGGTGCTGACGCCGCAGGCGGTGGACAAGCTGTTCGTCACCCTGCGCAAGCTGGCTGCCGAAGGCTGCAGCATCCTGTATATCAGCCACAAGCTCGATGAAATCCGCGCCCTGTGCCACAGCGCGACAGTCATGCGCAACGGCCGGGTCACCGGCAACTGCGATCCGCGCAACGAAACCAGCGCCGGCCTGTCGCGTCTGATGATCGGCGATGAGCTGGTGCGCCTGCAGCGCGAACGCAATCCCGATTCCCAGCGCAGCGAACGCAAGCTGCACCTCAACCGGCTGAGCTTGCCGAAGGCGCACCTGTTCGCTACCGAATTGCACGATATCGAATGCGAAGTGCGGGCCGGCGAGATTGTCGGCATCGCCGGCGTTTCCGGCAACGGCCAGCAAGAGCTGCTGGCGGCGCTGTCGGGCGAGGACCAGCGCGCCGCGCCCAACATGGTGATGCTGGCCGGGCGGCAAGCCGGACAGCTGGCGCCCAACCCGCGCCGCGCGCTCGGGCTCGGACTGGTGCCGGAGGAAAGGCTGGGGCGCGGCGCGGTGCCGGGCATGACGCTGGCCGCCAACATGCTGCTGTCGCACCAGAAATCGCCTTACGTCAAACGCGGCATGATCGATTTCGACTACACGCGCAAGATCGCCGCCCACATCATCGACCGCTTCAAGGTCAAGGCCAGCGGCCCAGATGCGCTGGCGAAGAGCCTGTCCGGCGGCAACCTGCAGAAATTCATCGTCGGCCGCGAACTGGAGCGCAAGCCTGCCGTGTTCGTCGTGGCGCAGCCGACCTGGGGCGTCGATGTCGGCGCCGCCGCCCAGATCCACGCCGAAATCCTGGCATTGAAAAAAGAAGGCTGTGCAGTGCTGATCATTTCCGAAGAACTCGATGAACTGTTTGCCTTGTGCGACCGCTTGCATGTCATTGCCAAAGGCAGGCTGTCGCCTTCGATTCCGATCGAACAGGCTACCCGCGAGCAGGTCGGCCTGTGGATGAGCGGCCTATGGCAAGATGCGCCGGAGACTGCGCATGGGTAA